A genomic window from Fusarium oxysporum Fo47 chromosome VIII, complete sequence includes:
- a CDS encoding uncharacterized protein (domain of unknown function-domain containing protein) — MSIPMHRLGGRAFAHDDDDIEQEYDRLRDLARAEAEKRNDCFARSRQAYEDGDGAGAKELSNQGKAHAARMDDYNQQAADFIFRENNASGRVEADSIDLHGLYVEEAERILEERIRADQRNGQTHLYAIVGKGHHSAGGVQKLKPKVEELCQELGLRYETDEDNTGRIIINLQGGEPVPPSHSGGYGGHHGGQQHHQPQHHQPQHHQQEQQNDDVGQVLPWILKKLEKACCVVM; from the exons ATGTCTATTCCTATGCATCGACTGGGCGGTCGCG CCTTTGCtcacgacgatgacgatatcGAACAAGAGTACGACCGATTGAGAGACTTGGCGCGAGCCGAGGCGGAGAAGCGCAACGATTGCTTCGCGCGT TCGCGTCAGGCAtatgaagatggcgatggtgcTGGAGCAAAGGAGCTCTCCAATCAGGGCAAGGCACATGCTGCCCGTATGGATGATTACAACCAGCAAGCAGCCGATTTCATCTTCCGTGAGAACAACGCCTCTGGTCGCGTAGAGGCGGACTCGATCGATCTTCATGGTCTATACGTCGAGGAGGCTGAGAGAATTCTTGAGGAGCGCATTCGTGCAGACCAGCGCAATGGACAAACACATCTCTATGCCATCGTCGGCAAGGGACACCACTCAGCTGGTGGTgtccagaagctcaagcctAAGGTCGAGGAGCTGTGCCAAGAACTTGGTCTCCGGTACGAGACCGATGAGGACAACACTGGGCGAAttatcatcaacctccagGGCGGAGAACCTGTCCCTCCCTCGCACTCTGGTGGTTACGGTGGTCACCATGGTGGgcagcagcatcaccaacctcagcatcatcagcctcagcacCATCAGCAGGAACAGCAGAACGACGACGTCGGACAGGTGCTGCCTTGGATtctgaagaagttggagaaaGCCTGTTGTGTGGTCATGTAA